One Lampris incognitus isolate fLamInc1 chromosome 18, fLamInc1.hap2, whole genome shotgun sequence genomic region harbors:
- the rbm24a gene encoding LOW QUALITY PROTEIN: RNA-binding protein 24 (The sequence of the model RefSeq protein was modified relative to this genomic sequence to represent the inferred CDS: inserted 2 bases in 1 codon), protein MHTTQKDTTYTKIFVGGLPYHTTDSSLRKYFEVFGEIEEAVVITDRQTGKSRGYGFVTMADRSAADRAVRXPQSIIDGRKANVNLAYLGAKPRVMQPGNAFGVATIDPAFQSSYGIPAHYVYPQAFMQPSVVIPHVQPTAAASATASSPYIDYTGAAYAQYSAAAASAAAAAAYEQYPYAASPAAAGYVATAGYGYAVQQPLATAAPGSAAAAAAAFGQYQPQQLQADRMQ, encoded by the exons ATGCACACCACGCAAAAGGACACGACCTATACAAAGATTTTTGTCGGGGGTCTTCCGTACCACACCACGGATTCCAGTCTCAGGAAATACTTCGAGGTGTTTGGTGAGATCGAAGAAGCCGTGGTCATCACCGACCGCCAGACCGGCAAGTCCAGGGGATACGGATTC GTAACAATGGCAGACCGCtcagctgcagacagggctgtAAG ACCCCAATCCATCATTGATGGCAGGAAAGCCAACGTCAACCTAGCCTACCTGGGGGCCAAGCCACGGGTGATGCAGCCAGGTAATG CATTTGG GGTTGCCACGATAGATCCAGCCTTTCAGTCTTCATATG GGATCCCGGCCCACTATGTGTACCCTCAGGCCTTCATGCAGCCCAGTGTGGTCATCCCACACGTGCAGCCCACGGCGGCAGCCTCCGCCACTGCCTCCTCCCCCTACATCGACTATACCGGAGCGGCCTACGCGCAGTACTCCGCCGCCGCGGCTAGTGCCGCCGCAGCCGCCGCATACGAGCAGTACCCTTATGCCGCCTCGCCTGCCGCCGCGGGGTACGTGGCCACTGCGGGTTACGGCTATGCGGTCCAGCAGCCACTAGCCACTGCCGCCCCAGGCTCGGCCGCAGCTGCCGCGGCGGCCTTTGGCCAGTACCAACCTCAGCAGCTGCAAGCGGATCGCATGCAATAG